GTTGGCGTCCAACGGATGAAAATTCCTACCCAGGCAATGAATAGGCGTGCCTGTTCCTTTTATGAAAAAAAAGGATATATACTTGTAGAACAATCTTATATTTCTCATTATTGGAGAGGGAGAAATATATAAATTATGCCATACTTACACGATGATTATATTGAGGTTATTTCTAAATATTCATTAGAAGAATGGGAACCTCTAATGGATTTTATTAGGGTTTTGGAAATAAAATACTCTTCGCAAGATCAAGGTTCAAAAAAAATATTTGAAACTGATTCTGTCGAGCTGAGAGAATTTTTAAATATTATTCATTATAAAACACCAATTATGATCGTTTTTGACTGGGTAAATTGGATGGAAGGAAAAAGGTTCCTGCAAAAATTGGATACAGATTTTTCTTTGTTTTCGATACCAGATTTATGCAAATTGATGACGGTTTTGGTGCGCGCCGATCGTTTCAATGAAGGTTTATTACAATCTTCTTTGGAAAATGGATTGATTATAAATCTATTAAAGGCTGTGCAATCGAAATTGAAATTTTAATCTACTATATCTTTAAAATGAAAAAAATTCCCTTCAATAAACCTTACTTAACGGGCAAGGAAACACTATATATTCAGGATGCGGTCCATTATGGGAAAATTAGTGGAAATGGTAAATACACCCAGATGTGTCATCAGTTTTTTGAAGCGCATTATGGCTTTGGAAAGTGCTTATTAACCACTTCCTGCACCGATGCCCTCGAAATGGCTGCTTTATTATTAGATATTCAACCAGGCGACGAGGTAATCTTGCCGTCTTATACATTTGTCTCGACAGCAAACGCCTTTGTACTTCGCGGGGCAAAATTGGTTTTTGCAGACTCAAGATCAGATCACCCCGGAATAGAAGAATCTCACCTAAAAGCATTGATAACCGCTCGTACAAAAGCCATTGTTGTGGTGCATTATGCTGGAGTAGCCTGTGATATGGAAAAAGTGATGGCGCTTGCCCATGAATTTGGACTGTACGTGGTTGAAGACGCCGCTCAGGCCATAGATAGTTTTTACACCTTTTCAAATGGCAAAAAAGTTGCTTTGGGCAGTATCGGCCATTTAGCTGCTTTTTCCTTTCATGAGACCAAAAATATCATTTCGGGCGAAGGCGGTATGCTGGTCGTAAATGATTCTCAGTTTGTGGAACGTGCCGAAATAATATGGGAAAAAGGCACCAATCGTGCAGCATTTTATAGAGGAGAAGTAGATAAATATGGATGGATAGATGTGGGTTCCTCATTTTTACCTTCAGAAATTGTTGCAGCATTTTTATTTGCACAATTAGAATATTTAACGTCTATTCAAGAAAAAAGAAAAAAATTATGGTTTCATTATTTTGAAAGCCTGAAACTTGCGGAAGCACAAGGTATTCGTTTACCATTCATTCCACATTATGCTACCAATAATGCCCATATGTTTTATGTGGTGGCCCAAAATGGGCTTCAGCGTCAAAAAATCATAGATGCGTTGGGTGCTGCAGGATTTCATGCAGTTTTTCACTATCTTTCACTCCATAGAAGCCCGTTCTATGCCCAAAAACATGATGGTCGGAACCTACCGAATACCGATTTATACACCGATTGCTTGATTCGTTTGCCCCTGTTTTATGAATTAGACGCAATAAACATAGATCGTATGGTTTCAATAATAAAAGTAGTTTCCCAGACGAAACTAGGTACATATTAAATAATTATTTTGTATAAAGTACCTATTTTTAAGTTGATCATTGTGCTCATGAAAGAAATACATACAGTATGCATTCTTTGTAGAAACTAAAAAAAGTAATTACTTGATTAAGCGAAACAAACTACTGGATTTTACCAAAGCGATACCTGAAGAATTGGTATTTCCGAAAGAATTTATATTTGGCGCAGCCTCGGCATCACACCAAATTGAGGGCGGAACCCTAAATAATAACTGGACTGCATTCGAAGGTTTTACCCGGCCAGATGGGTCGTCAGGCATCCGAACGGGAGAATCCTGTGGTATTGCAGCCGATCATTGGAACCGATTTTCCTCTGATGTCTTGTTGATGCAGGACTTGGGCTTAGGGATTTATCGCTTTTCTATCGAATGGAGCCGGATTGAACCACAAGAAGGGCGTTTCGACGACTCGGCCTTGCTTACGTATCGTCATTGGTGTAAACAACTCCGAGAGGCTGGCATCGAACCAATGGTAACGCTTCATCATTTTTCCGAGCCGATTTGGTTTTCAGAAAAAGGCGGCTTTGAAAATCGGGAAAATATTGCTTTTTTTGAACGATTTATACGATTTGTAGTCCCTTCCTTATCAGATTTGGTTGATTATTGGATTACCATTAATGAGCCGGAAGTGTTTTCGGTTATGGGCTGGATGTTGGGCGAATTTCCTCCTGGAAAAACCGAACCGCATACGATGGCAATGGTGATGGAAAACATATTGCTGGCACATGCCCGCGCCTACCATTTGATTCATGAACTGGATAGATTAGATGCAGATGGAGATGGCGTGCCCTGCCACGTAAGCATTGCTAAAAATGTTTTGCTCTTTGACCCCAAGTCCAAGTGGAATCCAGCAGATCGCTATTTGTCCAATCTAATGAATCGCCTATACAATGACGCCATCTTAGAAGCGCTCCAGTCTGGTGTATTTCAGTTGTCTATGCCGGGTCAGTTTGATCTAAAATCTCATTTACCCGAATTGGCCAATACATTGGATTTTATAGGTTTAAATCATTATACCCGAAGTCTGGTCCGTTTTAATCCATTCAAGCAACCTCCTTTTACCATGCACACAGATCCTCGTTTTGGGATCAATGACATGGGTTGGGAGGTGTGGGCACAGTCTTTTTACGATGCGCTGATGCTGGTGCGCTCCTTAAGTTTGCCCATTTGGGTTACGGAAAATGGGATTTGTGATGGTGAAACCCCCGATCAAAGACGGGTGGCTTTTTTGGGAGATTCTTTATACGCACTTCAGGAAGCCATACGCGACGGCGCCAATGTAAGAGGCTATATTCATTGGTCGGTGATGGATAATTTTGAATGGGCGCACGGGTTCCAGCCCCGTTTTGGGCTTTTCCGTGTGGATTACAAAATCCAATCGCGGACACTCACCGAAGGGGGAAAATTATATAAATCCGTTATTGAAAAGCAAAAAAATGTATCCAGTACTGATTTCCACGCAGGCACTGTTTGAACACATGAATGATCCTAATTGGGTGATTCTGGATGTGCGTCATAACCTTTTGAAGCCCGATGAAGGGTGGAGGTTATTTCACCATTCGCATATTCCGGGTGCACAATTTGCTGATTTAGACCGAGATTTGTCCGGTCCTGCCATCAAAGGAAAAACCGGACGCCATCCTTTACCAGATCCATCCGTCCTCGCCGAAAAAATAAGCACTTGGGGCATAGATGATGCGGTACAAGTAGTGGTGTATGATGACTTCGGCGGGGCTTTTGCCGCAAGGGCGTGGTGGCTGCTACATTGGCTGGGACATCCTAATGTGGCTGTCTTGGAAGGGG
This Bacteroidetes Order II. bacterium DNA region includes the following protein-coding sequences:
- a CDS encoding family 1 glycosylhydrolase, with the protein product MIKRNKLLDFTKAIPEELVFPKEFIFGAASASHQIEGGTLNNNWTAFEGFTRPDGSSGIRTGESCGIAADHWNRFSSDVLLMQDLGLGIYRFSIEWSRIEPQEGRFDDSALLTYRHWCKQLREAGIEPMVTLHHFSEPIWFSEKGGFENRENIAFFERFIRFVVPSLSDLVDYWITINEPEVFSVMGWMLGEFPPGKTEPHTMAMVMENILLAHARAYHLIHELDRLDADGDGVPCHVSIAKNVLLFDPKSKWNPADRYLSNLMNRLYNDAILEALQSGVFQLSMPGQFDLKSHLPELANTLDFIGLNHYTRSLVRFNPFKQPPFTMHTDPRFGINDMGWEVWAQSFYDALMLVRSLSLPIWVTENGICDGETPDQRRVAFLGDSLYALQEAIRDGANVRGYIHWSVMDNFEWAHGFQPRFGLFRVDYKIQSRTLTEGGKLYKSVIEKQKNVSSTDFHAGTV
- the rffA gene encoding dTDP-4-amino-4,6-dideoxygalactose transaminase — encoded protein: MKKIPFNKPYLTGKETLYIQDAVHYGKISGNGKYTQMCHQFFEAHYGFGKCLLTTSCTDALEMAALLLDIQPGDEVILPSYTFVSTANAFVLRGAKLVFADSRSDHPGIEESHLKALITARTKAIVVVHYAGVACDMEKVMALAHEFGLYVVEDAAQAIDSFYTFSNGKKVALGSIGHLAAFSFHETKNIISGEGGMLVVNDSQFVERAEIIWEKGTNRAAFYRGEVDKYGWIDVGSSFLPSEIVAAFLFAQLEYLTSIQEKRKKLWFHYFESLKLAEAQGIRLPFIPHYATNNAHMFYVVAQNGLQRQKIIDALGAAGFHAVFHYLSLHRSPFYAQKHDGRNLPNTDLYTDCLIRLPLFYELDAINIDRMVSIIKVVSQTKLGTY